One genomic segment of Salminus brasiliensis chromosome 6, fSalBra1.hap2, whole genome shotgun sequence includes these proteins:
- the kiaa2013 gene encoding uncharacterized protein KIAA2013 homolog isoform X2: MWLQQRLKGLPSLLSSSWARRMLVGLLLFLIFYWYLSSDGILKLLSFSGETGGAAGLCLQTDVNRWTALVDRGEGIINTPQTKESVPFVTGNGHFLVDVDSNKLWVTSSLQPGSAPVHQSEFSPIVRWQVAGKRSEAQAKMLWYRKGSVLSSRCILMGSSQSSRDCVIIREEYIAHRSRPNVYIQRVHISNPTDKSASVEVSMESPNFRSVAEKMEDKEFMLSSGKVLTERKDIVLVTVASKRLSMRFQIPAKSEHTENVVSVIHTSEPIEPSKVDETFSKLREAVKREMVEVLRANVDDLVQEHQQAWMDLFISGVEIRKITDAHTPSSRTVNTTLYYILSASTAPLLDSGIAAEEHDRLESSLNYADHCFSGHATMHAENLWPGRVSSVAQILQLVNLWTLTLQKRGCKVLVAAGTHGLMQGMVLSFGGLQFTENHLQFQADPEVLHNSYSLRGIHYNKDLINLAVLLDAEGKPFLHVSVKPQEKPVKLYACEAGCMNEPVELTSEVRGHTFPVMVTQPITPLLYISTDLTHLQDLRHTLHVKAILAHEDHMAKQYPGLPFLFWFSVASLITLFHLFLFKLIYNEYCGPGAKPLFRSKHDDEL, encoded by the exons ATGTGGCTCCAGCAGAGGTTAAAGGGTCTCCCTAGTTTGCTTTCAAGCAGCTGGGCCCGCCGTATGCTGGTTGGGCTGCTcctctttctcattttctacTGGTATCTGAGCTCCGACGGGATCCTGAAGCTTCTGAGCTTCTCCGGTGAAACTGGAGGAGCTGCCGGACTCTGCCTCCAGACTGATGTCAACAGATGGACGGCACTTGTTGACCGCGGAGAAGGCATCATTAACACACCCCAGACGAAAGAGTCTGTACCGTTTGTGACGGGTAACGGACACTTCTTGGTCGACGTGGATTCAAATAAACTCTGGGTGACCTCGTCCTTGCAGCCAGGTTCAGCACCTGTTCACCAGTCAGAGTTTTCTCCTATAGTAAGATGGCAGGTCGCTGGGAAGCGCTCTGAGGCCCAGGCCAAGATGCTGTGGTACCGGAAAGGCTCCGTGCTGTCCTCCCGGTGCATCCTTATGGGCAGCTCCCAGTCTTCTCGGGACTGTGTCATTATCCGGGAGGAATACATAGCCCATCGTAGCAGGCCTAATGTCTACATTCAGAGGGTTCATATAAGCAACCCGACAGACAAATCAGCTTCTGTTGAGGTGTCTATGGAGTCGCCCAATTTCCGGAGTGTTGCCGAGAAAATGGAAGACAAGGAGTTCATGCTGTCCTCTGGGAAAGTTCTCACTGAAAGAAAGGACATAGTGTTGGTAACCGTGGCCTCAAAAAGACTGAGCATGCGGTTCCAAATCCCTGCAAAGTCTGAGCACACTGAAAATGTAGTGAGTGTGATCCACACTTCAGAGCCCATCGAGCCCTCCAAGGTGGACGAGACTTTCAGCAAGCTTCGAGAAGCTGTCAAGAGAGAGATGGTGGAGGTGCTGCGAGCCAACGTGGATGATCTGGTGCAAGAGCATCAGCAGGCGTGGATGGATCTTTTCATATCTG GTGTGGAGATCAGAAAAATCACAGATGCCCACACTCCATCCAGTCGTACAGTCAACACTACCCTGTACTACATCCTCTCAGCCTCTACGGCACCCCTGCTGGACAGCGGTATTGCCGCGGAGGAGCACGACAGGCTAGAATCCAGCCTGAACTACGCCGACCACTGCTTTAGTGGTCACGCCACCATGCACGCCGAGAACCTTTGGCCAGGACGGGTGAGCAGTGTGGCTCAGATCCTGCAGCTGGTCAACCTTTGGACCCTGACCCTCCAGAAGCGAGGCTGCAAGGTGCTGGTGGCGGCTGGCACGCACGGCCTGATGCAGGGCATGGTGCTGAGCTTCGGCGGCCTACAGTTCACCGAGAACCACCTGCAGTTCCAGGCCGACCCAGAAGTCTTGCATAACAGCTATTCACTGCGTGGCATCCACTACAACAAAGACCTGATCAACCTGGCTGTTCTGCTGGATGCAGAGGGCAAGCCCTTCCTGCACGTGTCTGTCAAACCCCAGGAGAAACCGGTCAAGTTGTACGCCTGCGAGGCTGGATGCATGAACGAGCCTGTGGAGTTGACCTCTGAGGTGCGAGGCCACACGTTCCCAGTGATGGTGACTCAGCCCATTACGCCTTTGCTGTACATTTCCACAGACCTGACTCACCTGCAGGACCTCCGGCACACGCTGCATGTAAAGGCCATCCTGGCTCATGAGGACCACATGGCCAAGCAGTACCCAGGGCTGCCCTTCCTCTTCTGGTTCAGCGTGGCTTCACTCATCACCCTCTTCCACCTCTTCCTCTTCAAGCTCATCTACAACGAGTACTGTGGGCCAGGGGCCAAGCCACTCTTCAGGAGTAAG CATGATGATGAACTCTGA
- the kiaa2013 gene encoding uncharacterized protein KIAA2013 homolog isoform X3, translating into MWLQQRLKGLPSLLSSSWARRMLVGLLLFLIFYWYLSSDGILKLLSFSGETGGAAGLCLQTDVNRWTALVDRGEGIINTPQTKESVPFVTGNGHFLVDVDSNKLWVTSSLQPGSAPVHQSEFSPIVRWQVAGKRSEAQAKMLWYRKGSVLSSRCILMGSSQSSRDCVIIREEYIAHRSRPNVYIQRVHISNPTDKSASVEVSMESPNFRSVAEKMEDKEFMLSSGKVLTERKDIVLVTVASKRLSMRFQIPAKSEHTENVVSVIHTSEPIEPSKVDETFSKLREAVKREMVEVLRANVDDLVQEHQQAWMDLFISGVEIRKITDAHTPSSRTVNTTLYYILSASTAPLLDSGIAAEEHDRLESSLNYADHCFSGHATMHAENLWPGRVSSVAQILQLVNLWTLTLQKRGCKVLVAAGTHGLMQGMVLSFGGLQFTENHLQFQADPEVLHNSYSLRGIHYNKDLINLAVLLDAEGKPFLHVSVKPQEKPVKLYACEAGCMNEPVELTSEVRGHTFPVMVTQPITPLLYISTDLTHLQDLRHTLHVKAILAHEDHMAKQYPGLPFLFWFSVASLITLFHLFLFKLIYNEYCGPGAKPLFRSIEDKR; encoded by the exons ATGTGGCTCCAGCAGAGGTTAAAGGGTCTCCCTAGTTTGCTTTCAAGCAGCTGGGCCCGCCGTATGCTGGTTGGGCTGCTcctctttctcattttctacTGGTATCTGAGCTCCGACGGGATCCTGAAGCTTCTGAGCTTCTCCGGTGAAACTGGAGGAGCTGCCGGACTCTGCCTCCAGACTGATGTCAACAGATGGACGGCACTTGTTGACCGCGGAGAAGGCATCATTAACACACCCCAGACGAAAGAGTCTGTACCGTTTGTGACGGGTAACGGACACTTCTTGGTCGACGTGGATTCAAATAAACTCTGGGTGACCTCGTCCTTGCAGCCAGGTTCAGCACCTGTTCACCAGTCAGAGTTTTCTCCTATAGTAAGATGGCAGGTCGCTGGGAAGCGCTCTGAGGCCCAGGCCAAGATGCTGTGGTACCGGAAAGGCTCCGTGCTGTCCTCCCGGTGCATCCTTATGGGCAGCTCCCAGTCTTCTCGGGACTGTGTCATTATCCGGGAGGAATACATAGCCCATCGTAGCAGGCCTAATGTCTACATTCAGAGGGTTCATATAAGCAACCCGACAGACAAATCAGCTTCTGTTGAGGTGTCTATGGAGTCGCCCAATTTCCGGAGTGTTGCCGAGAAAATGGAAGACAAGGAGTTCATGCTGTCCTCTGGGAAAGTTCTCACTGAAAGAAAGGACATAGTGTTGGTAACCGTGGCCTCAAAAAGACTGAGCATGCGGTTCCAAATCCCTGCAAAGTCTGAGCACACTGAAAATGTAGTGAGTGTGATCCACACTTCAGAGCCCATCGAGCCCTCCAAGGTGGACGAGACTTTCAGCAAGCTTCGAGAAGCTGTCAAGAGAGAGATGGTGGAGGTGCTGCGAGCCAACGTGGATGATCTGGTGCAAGAGCATCAGCAGGCGTGGATGGATCTTTTCATATCTG GTGTGGAGATCAGAAAAATCACAGATGCCCACACTCCATCCAGTCGTACAGTCAACACTACCCTGTACTACATCCTCTCAGCCTCTACGGCACCCCTGCTGGACAGCGGTATTGCCGCGGAGGAGCACGACAGGCTAGAATCCAGCCTGAACTACGCCGACCACTGCTTTAGTGGTCACGCCACCATGCACGCCGAGAACCTTTGGCCAGGACGGGTGAGCAGTGTGGCTCAGATCCTGCAGCTGGTCAACCTTTGGACCCTGACCCTCCAGAAGCGAGGCTGCAAGGTGCTGGTGGCGGCTGGCACGCACGGCCTGATGCAGGGCATGGTGCTGAGCTTCGGCGGCCTACAGTTCACCGAGAACCACCTGCAGTTCCAGGCCGACCCAGAAGTCTTGCATAACAGCTATTCACTGCGTGGCATCCACTACAACAAAGACCTGATCAACCTGGCTGTTCTGCTGGATGCAGAGGGCAAGCCCTTCCTGCACGTGTCTGTCAAACCCCAGGAGAAACCGGTCAAGTTGTACGCCTGCGAGGCTGGATGCATGAACGAGCCTGTGGAGTTGACCTCTGAGGTGCGAGGCCACACGTTCCCAGTGATGGTGACTCAGCCCATTACGCCTTTGCTGTACATTTCCACAGACCTGACTCACCTGCAGGACCTCCGGCACACGCTGCATGTAAAGGCCATCCTGGCTCATGAGGACCACATGGCCAAGCAGTACCCAGGGCTGCCCTTCCTCTTCTGGTTCAGCGTGGCTTCACTCATCACCCTCTTCCACCTCTTCCTCTTCAAGCTCATCTACAACGAGTACTGTGGGCCAGGGGCCAAGCCACTCTTCAGGA GTATCGAAGACAAGCGATGA
- the kiaa2013 gene encoding uncharacterized protein KIAA2013 homolog isoform X4, which yields MWLQQRLKGLPSLLSSSWARRMLVGLLLFLIFYWYLSSDGILKLLSFSGETGGAAGLCLQTDVNRWTALVDRGEGIINTPQTKESVPFVTGNGHFLVDVDSNKLWVTSSLQPGSAPVHQSEFSPIVRWQVAGKRSEAQAKMLWYRKGSVLSSRCILMGSSQSSRDCVIIREEYIAHRSRPNVYIQRVHISNPTDKSASVEVSMESPNFRSVAEKMEDKEFMLSSGKVLTERKDIVLVTVASKRLSMRFQIPAKSEHTENVVSVIHTSEPIEPSKVDETFSKLREAVKREMVEVLRANVDDLVQEHQQAWMDLFISGVEIRKITDAHTPSSRTVNTTLYYILSASTAPLLDSGIAAEEHDRLESSLNYADHCFSGHATMHAENLWPGRVSSVAQILQLVNLWTLTLQKRGCKVLVAAGTHGLMQGMVLSFGGLQFTENHLQFQADPEVLHNSYSLRGIHYNKDLINLAVLLDAEGKPFLHVSVKPQEKPVKLYACEAGCMNEPVELTSEVRGHTFPVMVTQPITPLLYISTDLTHLQDLRHTLHVKAILAHEDHMAKQYPGLPFLFWFSVASLITLFHLFLFKLIYNEYCGPGAKPLFRT from the exons ATGTGGCTCCAGCAGAGGTTAAAGGGTCTCCCTAGTTTGCTTTCAAGCAGCTGGGCCCGCCGTATGCTGGTTGGGCTGCTcctctttctcattttctacTGGTATCTGAGCTCCGACGGGATCCTGAAGCTTCTGAGCTTCTCCGGTGAAACTGGAGGAGCTGCCGGACTCTGCCTCCAGACTGATGTCAACAGATGGACGGCACTTGTTGACCGCGGAGAAGGCATCATTAACACACCCCAGACGAAAGAGTCTGTACCGTTTGTGACGGGTAACGGACACTTCTTGGTCGACGTGGATTCAAATAAACTCTGGGTGACCTCGTCCTTGCAGCCAGGTTCAGCACCTGTTCACCAGTCAGAGTTTTCTCCTATAGTAAGATGGCAGGTCGCTGGGAAGCGCTCTGAGGCCCAGGCCAAGATGCTGTGGTACCGGAAAGGCTCCGTGCTGTCCTCCCGGTGCATCCTTATGGGCAGCTCCCAGTCTTCTCGGGACTGTGTCATTATCCGGGAGGAATACATAGCCCATCGTAGCAGGCCTAATGTCTACATTCAGAGGGTTCATATAAGCAACCCGACAGACAAATCAGCTTCTGTTGAGGTGTCTATGGAGTCGCCCAATTTCCGGAGTGTTGCCGAGAAAATGGAAGACAAGGAGTTCATGCTGTCCTCTGGGAAAGTTCTCACTGAAAGAAAGGACATAGTGTTGGTAACCGTGGCCTCAAAAAGACTGAGCATGCGGTTCCAAATCCCTGCAAAGTCTGAGCACACTGAAAATGTAGTGAGTGTGATCCACACTTCAGAGCCCATCGAGCCCTCCAAGGTGGACGAGACTTTCAGCAAGCTTCGAGAAGCTGTCAAGAGAGAGATGGTGGAGGTGCTGCGAGCCAACGTGGATGATCTGGTGCAAGAGCATCAGCAGGCGTGGATGGATCTTTTCATATCTG GTGTGGAGATCAGAAAAATCACAGATGCCCACACTCCATCCAGTCGTACAGTCAACACTACCCTGTACTACATCCTCTCAGCCTCTACGGCACCCCTGCTGGACAGCGGTATTGCCGCGGAGGAGCACGACAGGCTAGAATCCAGCCTGAACTACGCCGACCACTGCTTTAGTGGTCACGCCACCATGCACGCCGAGAACCTTTGGCCAGGACGGGTGAGCAGTGTGGCTCAGATCCTGCAGCTGGTCAACCTTTGGACCCTGACCCTCCAGAAGCGAGGCTGCAAGGTGCTGGTGGCGGCTGGCACGCACGGCCTGATGCAGGGCATGGTGCTGAGCTTCGGCGGCCTACAGTTCACCGAGAACCACCTGCAGTTCCAGGCCGACCCAGAAGTCTTGCATAACAGCTATTCACTGCGTGGCATCCACTACAACAAAGACCTGATCAACCTGGCTGTTCTGCTGGATGCAGAGGGCAAGCCCTTCCTGCACGTGTCTGTCAAACCCCAGGAGAAACCGGTCAAGTTGTACGCCTGCGAGGCTGGATGCATGAACGAGCCTGTGGAGTTGACCTCTGAGGTGCGAGGCCACACGTTCCCAGTGATGGTGACTCAGCCCATTACGCCTTTGCTGTACATTTCCACAGACCTGACTCACCTGCAGGACCTCCGGCACACGCTGCATGTAAAGGCCATCCTGGCTCATGAGGACCACATGGCCAAGCAGTACCCAGGGCTGCCCTTCCTCTTCTGGTTCAGCGTGGCTTCACTCATCACCCTCTTCCACCTCTTCCTCTTCAAGCTCATCTACAACGAGTACTGTGGGCCAGGGGCCAAGCCACTCTTCAGGA CATGA
- the kiaa2013 gene encoding uncharacterized protein KIAA2013 homolog isoform X1, translated as MWLQQRLKGLPSLLSSSWARRMLVGLLLFLIFYWYLSSDGILKLLSFSGETGGAAGLCLQTDVNRWTALVDRGEGIINTPQTKESVPFVTGNGHFLVDVDSNKLWVTSSLQPGSAPVHQSEFSPIVRWQVAGKRSEAQAKMLWYRKGSVLSSRCILMGSSQSSRDCVIIREEYIAHRSRPNVYIQRVHISNPTDKSASVEVSMESPNFRSVAEKMEDKEFMLSSGKVLTERKDIVLVTVASKRLSMRFQIPAKSEHTENVVSVIHTSEPIEPSKVDETFSKLREAVKREMVEVLRANVDDLVQEHQQAWMDLFISGVEIRKITDAHTPSSRTVNTTLYYILSASTAPLLDSGIAAEEHDRLESSLNYADHCFSGHATMHAENLWPGRVSSVAQILQLVNLWTLTLQKRGCKVLVAAGTHGLMQGMVLSFGGLQFTENHLQFQADPEVLHNSYSLRGIHYNKDLINLAVLLDAEGKPFLHVSVKPQEKPVKLYACEAGCMNEPVELTSEVRGHTFPVMVTQPITPLLYISTDLTHLQDLRHTLHVKAILAHEDHMAKQYPGLPFLFWFSVASLITLFHLFLFKLIYNEYCGPGAKPLFRSKVSKTSDETEL; from the exons ATGTGGCTCCAGCAGAGGTTAAAGGGTCTCCCTAGTTTGCTTTCAAGCAGCTGGGCCCGCCGTATGCTGGTTGGGCTGCTcctctttctcattttctacTGGTATCTGAGCTCCGACGGGATCCTGAAGCTTCTGAGCTTCTCCGGTGAAACTGGAGGAGCTGCCGGACTCTGCCTCCAGACTGATGTCAACAGATGGACGGCACTTGTTGACCGCGGAGAAGGCATCATTAACACACCCCAGACGAAAGAGTCTGTACCGTTTGTGACGGGTAACGGACACTTCTTGGTCGACGTGGATTCAAATAAACTCTGGGTGACCTCGTCCTTGCAGCCAGGTTCAGCACCTGTTCACCAGTCAGAGTTTTCTCCTATAGTAAGATGGCAGGTCGCTGGGAAGCGCTCTGAGGCCCAGGCCAAGATGCTGTGGTACCGGAAAGGCTCCGTGCTGTCCTCCCGGTGCATCCTTATGGGCAGCTCCCAGTCTTCTCGGGACTGTGTCATTATCCGGGAGGAATACATAGCCCATCGTAGCAGGCCTAATGTCTACATTCAGAGGGTTCATATAAGCAACCCGACAGACAAATCAGCTTCTGTTGAGGTGTCTATGGAGTCGCCCAATTTCCGGAGTGTTGCCGAGAAAATGGAAGACAAGGAGTTCATGCTGTCCTCTGGGAAAGTTCTCACTGAAAGAAAGGACATAGTGTTGGTAACCGTGGCCTCAAAAAGACTGAGCATGCGGTTCCAAATCCCTGCAAAGTCTGAGCACACTGAAAATGTAGTGAGTGTGATCCACACTTCAGAGCCCATCGAGCCCTCCAAGGTGGACGAGACTTTCAGCAAGCTTCGAGAAGCTGTCAAGAGAGAGATGGTGGAGGTGCTGCGAGCCAACGTGGATGATCTGGTGCAAGAGCATCAGCAGGCGTGGATGGATCTTTTCATATCTG GTGTGGAGATCAGAAAAATCACAGATGCCCACACTCCATCCAGTCGTACAGTCAACACTACCCTGTACTACATCCTCTCAGCCTCTACGGCACCCCTGCTGGACAGCGGTATTGCCGCGGAGGAGCACGACAGGCTAGAATCCAGCCTGAACTACGCCGACCACTGCTTTAGTGGTCACGCCACCATGCACGCCGAGAACCTTTGGCCAGGACGGGTGAGCAGTGTGGCTCAGATCCTGCAGCTGGTCAACCTTTGGACCCTGACCCTCCAGAAGCGAGGCTGCAAGGTGCTGGTGGCGGCTGGCACGCACGGCCTGATGCAGGGCATGGTGCTGAGCTTCGGCGGCCTACAGTTCACCGAGAACCACCTGCAGTTCCAGGCCGACCCAGAAGTCTTGCATAACAGCTATTCACTGCGTGGCATCCACTACAACAAAGACCTGATCAACCTGGCTGTTCTGCTGGATGCAGAGGGCAAGCCCTTCCTGCACGTGTCTGTCAAACCCCAGGAGAAACCGGTCAAGTTGTACGCCTGCGAGGCTGGATGCATGAACGAGCCTGTGGAGTTGACCTCTGAGGTGCGAGGCCACACGTTCCCAGTGATGGTGACTCAGCCCATTACGCCTTTGCTGTACATTTCCACAGACCTGACTCACCTGCAGGACCTCCGGCACACGCTGCATGTAAAGGCCATCCTGGCTCATGAGGACCACATGGCCAAGCAGTACCCAGGGCTGCCCTTCCTCTTCTGGTTCAGCGTGGCTTCACTCATCACCCTCTTCCACCTCTTCCTCTTCAAGCTCATCTACAACGAGTACTGTGGGCCAGGGGCCAAGCCACTCTTCAGGAGTAAG GTATCGAAGACAAGCGATGAAACGGAACTGTAA